A genomic segment from Nitrospira sp. encodes:
- a CDS encoding UDP-N-acetylglucosamine 1-carboxyvinyltransferase — translation MDQIVIEGGRSLRGEVRTSGAKNAALPILASTILGGECVLSNMPRVVDVLTMGKLLGMMGISVTHEGDRTVVRAHDITSTEAPYDLVRTMRASVLVLGPLVARLGEAKVSLPGGCAIGSRPVNFHLAGLEKMGATVEIEHGYIKATARRLKGARIYFDTPSVTGTENLMMAAVLAEGTTMLENAAKEPEIGDLAEFLVKRGARIAGAGTDMITIEGVTALHGAGHEVIPDRIEAGTYLVAGAITGGQVVVERCRPEHMEPLLVKLRESGVELVEEKELVRLKVTGRLKGTNVRTSPHPGFPTDMQAQFVALMAVAEGTSVVSETIFESRFMHVEELRRMGADIRVEGNRVVITGKERLTGAPVMASDLRASAGLIVAGLAAEGTTEVSRVYHLDRGYERLEEKFRALGASVERRKGK, via the coding sequence ATGGACCAAATCGTCATTGAAGGCGGGAGGTCGCTCCGAGGCGAAGTCCGCACGAGCGGGGCGAAAAACGCCGCCTTGCCGATTTTGGCCTCGACGATACTCGGCGGTGAGTGCGTGCTGTCGAATATGCCCCGAGTCGTCGACGTGCTGACGATGGGAAAGCTGCTCGGCATGATGGGGATTTCGGTCACTCACGAAGGCGATCGCACCGTGGTGCGGGCGCACGATATCACCTCGACCGAGGCGCCTTACGACCTCGTTCGAACGATGCGGGCGTCGGTGTTGGTGTTGGGCCCCCTCGTGGCTCGATTGGGTGAGGCCAAGGTGTCCCTTCCGGGCGGCTGCGCCATCGGGTCTCGGCCGGTGAATTTTCACCTGGCAGGTTTGGAGAAAATGGGAGCCACGGTTGAAATCGAGCACGGCTATATCAAGGCGACAGCGCGTCGCTTGAAAGGGGCAAGGATTTATTTTGACACGCCCAGCGTGACCGGCACAGAGAATCTCATGATGGCGGCTGTGCTGGCCGAGGGCACCACGATGCTTGAGAATGCGGCCAAGGAGCCGGAGATCGGCGACTTGGCGGAGTTTCTCGTCAAGCGCGGGGCGCGCATTGCCGGGGCCGGAACCGACATGATTACGATCGAAGGGGTGACGGCGCTGCACGGTGCTGGACATGAGGTCATTCCGGATCGGATCGAGGCAGGAACCTATTTGGTAGCCGGCGCCATCACGGGTGGCCAGGTGGTGGTCGAACGTTGTCGTCCGGAACATATGGAACCGTTACTGGTGAAACTCCGTGAAAGCGGCGTCGAATTGGTCGAGGAAAAAGAATTAGTACGGCTCAAGGTCACGGGCCGCTTGAAAGGGACGAATGTCCGCACCTCCCCACATCCCGGTTTTCCCACCGATATGCAAGCGCAGTTCGTGGCCCTGATGGCGGTGGCCGAAGGGACCAGCGTCGTCTCGGAAACCATCTTTGAAAGCCGGTTCATGCATGTGGAGGAATTGCGTCGGATGGGCGCAGATATCCGCGTCGAGGGCAACCGGGTGGTGATCACCGGCAAGGAACGGTTGACGGGGGCGCCCGTCATGGCGTCGGACCTTCGTGCCAGCGCCGGACTCATCGTGGCGGGGCTTGCTGCCGAGGGAACGACCGAAGTCTCTCGTGTGTACCACCTCGACCGGGGTTATGAGCGTCTCGAAGAGAAGTTCCGGGCGCTGGGGGCCAGTGTGGAACGGAGAAAGGGGAAGTGA